From Erinaceus europaeus chromosome 9, mEriEur2.1, whole genome shotgun sequence, one genomic window encodes:
- the MELTF gene encoding melanotransferrin, which produces MQGASVTLWLLLTLRAVLSELEVRWCTTSDPEQQKCNDMSKAFQEAGIQPALLCVQGSSTDHCVQLITTREADAITLDGGAIYEAGKEHGLKPVVGEVYDQEVGISYYAVAVVKSGVHLTVNNLKGVKSCHTGINRTVGWNVPVGYLVDSGRLSVMGCDVLKAVSDYFGGSCVPGVGETSYAESLCRLCRGNTAGEGVCDKSPLERYYDYSGAFRCLAEGAGDVAFVKHSTVLENTDGKTLPSWGQELLSRDFELLCRDGSRAPVTEWRRCHLARVPAHAVVVRADTEGGLIFRLLNEGQRLFSHEGSSFQMFSSEAYGQKNLMFKDATSELVPIATQTYEAWLGQEYLHAMKGLLCDPNRLPHYLRWCVLSTPEIQKCGDMAVAFSRQRLKPEIQCVSAESPQHCMEQIQAGQIDMVTLRGEDTYKAGKTYGLVPAAGEHYAQEDRRNSYFVVAVVKRNSSYSFTLDELRGKRSCHSAFGSPSGWDIPVGTLVKKGFILPKNCDILTAVSEFFSASCVPVNNPKDYPSSLCELCVGDEWGRNKCVGNGQERYFGDSGAFRCLVENAGDVAFVKHTTVFDNTNGHNSEPWAAKLSSGDYELLCLNGARAEVDQFSNCNLAQIPAHAVMVRPDTNIFTVYGLLDKAQDLFGDDHNKNGFKMFDSSNYHGQDLLFKDATLRVVPVGEKTSYLDWLGLDYVAALEGMLSQQCSDAAVTASRVSLLLLLLLSLSAHLLQPTL; this is translated from the exons TGCTCAGTGAGTTGGAGGTGCGCTGGTGCACCACCTCAGACCCGGAGCAGCAGAAATGCAACGACATGAGCAAAGCCTTCCAGGAAGCTGGCATCCAGCCCGCCCTCCTCTGCGTCCAGGGCAGCTCCACTGACCACTGCGTCCAGCTCATCACG ACCAGAGAAGCCGATGCCATCACTCTGGATGGAGGAGCCATATATGAGGCAGGAAAGGAGCATGGCCTGAAGCCTGTGGTGGGCGAAGTCTATGATCAAG AGGTGGGCATCTCCTATTATGCCGTAGCTGTGGTCAAGAGTGGCGTCCATTTGACCGTCAACAACCTGAAAGGTGTCAAGTCCTGCCACACGGGCATAAACCGGACGGTAGGCTGGAACGTGCCTGTGGGCTACCTGGTGGACAGCGGGCGGCTCTCGGTGATGGGCTGTGACGTGCTCAAAG CGGTTAGTGACTATTTTGGGGGTAGTTGTGTCCCTGGAGTCGGTGAGACCAGTTACGCTGAGTCCCTCTGTCGCCTCTGCCGGGGTAACACTGCTGGAGAGGGGGTGTGTGACAAGAGCCCCCTGGAACGATACTATGACTACAGTGGAGCCTTCAG GTGCCTAGCGGAAGGGGCAGGGGATGTGGCCTTTGTGAAGCACAGCACAGTACTGGAGAACACTGATG GGAAAACCTTGCCCTCTTGGGGCCAGGAGCTGCTGTCACGAGACTTCGAGCTGCTGTGCCGGGATGGCAGCCGGGCTCCGGTCACCGAGTGGAGACGATGCCACCTGGCCCGGGTGCCTGCTCATGCCGTGGTGGTCCGGGCAGACACAGAGGGGGGGCTCATCTTCCGGCTGCTCAATGAAGGCCAG CGTCTATTCAGCCATGAGGGCAGCAGCTTCCAGATGTTCAGCTCGGAGGCTTATGGTCAAAAGAACCTGATGTTCAAAGACGCCACCTCAGAGTTGGTGCCCATCGCCACACAGACCTATGAGGCGTGGCTGGGTCAGGAGTACCTGCATGCCATGAAGGGCCTCCTCTGTGACCCCAACC GGCTGCCCCACTACCTGCGCTGGTGTGTGCTCTCCACCCCGGAGATCCAGAAGTGTGGAGACATGGCTGTGGCCTTCAGTCGGCAGAGGCTCAAGCCAGAGATACAGTGTGTGTCAGCTGAGTCCCCACAGCACTGCATGGAACAGATCCAG GCTGGCCAAATTGACATGGTGACACTGAGGGGCGAGGACACTTACAAGGCGGGGAAGACCTACGGCCTGGTTCCAGCAGCTGGAGAGCACTATGCCC AGGAGGACAGACGTAACTCATACTTTGTGGTGGCTGTGGTGAAGCGGAACAGCTCCTACTCCTTCACCCTGGACGAGCTTCGGGGCAAGCGCTCCTGCCACTCAGCCTTCGGCAGCCCCTCTGGCTGGGACATCCCTGTGGGCACCCTAGTGAAGAAGGGTTTCATCCTACCCAAGAACTGCGACATCCTCACAG CGGTGAGTGAATTCTTCAGTGCCAGCTGCGTGCCTGTGAACAACCCCAAGGACTATCCATCCTCGCTGTGTGAACTCTGCGTGGGGGACGAGTGGGGCCGCAACAAGTGTGTGGGCAACGGCCAGGAGAGGTACTTCGGTGACAGCGGTGCCTTCAG GTGCCTCGTGGAGAATGCGGGGGATGTGGCCTTTGTCAAGCACACAACCGTCTTCGACAACACCAATG GCCACAATTCTGAGCCCTGGGCAGCGAAGCTGAGTTCAGGGGACTATGAGCTGCTGTGTCTTAATGGGGCACGGGCTGAGGTAGACCAGTTCTCCAACTGCAACCTGGCACAGATCCCAGCCCACGCTGTGATGGTTCGGCCAGACACCAATATCTTTACTGTGTATGGACTACTGGACAAAGCCCAG GACCTGTTTGGAGATGACCACAATAAGAATGGGTTCAAAATGTTCGACTCATCCAATTATCATGGCCAAGACCTGCTTTTCAAGGATGCTACTCTCCGTGTGGTGCCAGTGGGGGAGAAGACCTCGTACCTTGACTGGCTGGGCCTCGACTACGTGGCGGCTCTGGAAGGGATGCTATCTCAGCAGTGCTCAGACGCAG CCGTCACTGCCTCCAGAGTCTccctgctcctgctgctgctgctctcccTTTCAGCCCATCTCCTCCAGCCCACCCTCTGA